The Dyella caseinilytica genome has a window encoding:
- a CDS encoding peptidylprolyl isomerase gives MAINVTITTNRGPIHLRLHDDKTPVTVASFVNLARRGYYDGLSFHRVIADFMVQGGCPEGSGRGGPGYRFEDEFDASLRHDKPGILSMANAGPRTNGSQFFITHGPTPWLDGKHSVFGEVLSADDQKVVDAIAQGDKIEKVTVEGDVDALLAAQSERVQEWNTVLDQRG, from the coding sequence ATGGCCATCAACGTTACGATCACCACCAACCGCGGTCCCATCCATCTGCGCCTGCACGATGACAAGACGCCGGTAACGGTGGCCAGCTTCGTCAATCTGGCGCGTCGCGGTTATTACGATGGCCTGTCGTTTCATCGCGTGATCGCGGACTTCATGGTCCAGGGCGGCTGCCCCGAAGGTAGCGGCCGCGGTGGCCCGGGCTACCGTTTCGAAGACGAGTTCGACGCCTCGCTGCGCCATGACAAGCCGGGCATTCTGTCGATGGCCAATGCCGGTCCGCGCACCAACGGCAGCCAGTTCTTCATCACCCATGGTCCGACCCCGTGGCTGGACGGCAAGCACAGCGTGTTCGGCGAAGTGCTCAGCGCCGATGACCAGAAAGTCGTCGACGCCATCGCGCAGGGCGACAAGATCGAAAAGGTCACGGTGGAAGGCGACGTGGACGCGCTGCTGGCTGCCCAGAGCGAGCGCGTGCAGGAATGGAACACGGTGCTTGACCAGCGCGGCTGA
- a CDS encoding YidB family protein, which produces MSILDSLSGLLGGGQGGAGGASSLVSVAGQLIQQAGGIQGLSSTLQQHGLGDAVQSWIGNGANQAISGDQLNQVLQKAGLDSVVNNAASKFGVDPGQLMNQVAQVLPHAVDHATPDGQVPSGGGFDLSSLGGLAEKLLGGAKSA; this is translated from the coding sequence ATGTCCATTCTCGACAGTTTGAGCGGTCTGTTAGGTGGCGGTCAGGGAGGTGCAGGTGGTGCATCGTCGCTGGTCAGCGTGGCAGGGCAGTTGATTCAGCAGGCCGGTGGTATCCAGGGACTGTCCAGCACGCTGCAGCAGCACGGTCTGGGTGATGCGGTGCAGTCCTGGATCGGCAACGGCGCGAACCAGGCCATTTCCGGTGATCAGCTCAACCAGGTGTTGCAGAAAGCGGGGCTGGATTCGGTGGTCAACAACGCAGCCAGCAAGTTCGGCGTGGATCCCGGACAGCTCATGAACCAGGTAGCCCAGGTGCTGCCGCATGCCGTCGACCACGCTACGCCGGATGGCCAGGTGCCGTCGGGCGGTGGTTTCGATCTTTCGTCGCTGGGTGGGCTGGCCGAGAAGCTGCTCGGCGGCGCAAAGTCAGCCTGA
- a CDS encoding GlsB/YeaQ/YmgE family stress response membrane protein: protein MIALGLARPTRWASWGMVSSDWGTEAANPAILACGGASTANPLRQTKNSYCSSIFRWHDVRGPLLPVTGRQAAADPGGGTSSDHQPRNRLKEKMPMFSLIWSIIVGFFVGLIARWIVPGAAHYGFIMTTIVGIVGSVIGGFIGTLFNKPAPGQKFHTAGFIMSIVGAVILLFLLKFIEH, encoded by the coding sequence ATGATCGCGCTGGGTTTGGCGCGGCCGACACGCTGGGCGAGCTGGGGCATGGTTTCCTCGGATTGGGGGACAGAGGCAGCAAACCCGGCGATTTTAGCATGCGGCGGTGCGTCAACCGCCAACCCCCTCCGGCAAACGAAAAACTCCTATTGCAGCAGCATCTTCCGCTGGCATGATGTCCGCGGCCCCCTGCTTCCTGTTACCGGGCGCCAAGCCGCTGCAGACCCGGGCGGAGGAACGTCATCTGATCACCAGCCTCGAAATAGACTCAAGGAGAAGATGCCTATGTTCAGCCTCATCTGGTCCATCATCGTTGGTTTTTTCGTCGGCCTCATCGCCCGCTGGATCGTGCCGGGCGCCGCGCATTACGGCTTCATCATGACCACGATCGTCGGCATCGTTGGATCGGTCATCGGCGGATTCATCGGTACGTTGTTCAACAAGCCGGCGCCAGGCCAGAAATTCCATACGGCCGGCTTCATCATGTCGATCGTCGGCGCCGTCATCTTGTTATTCCTGCTGAAGTTCATCGAGCACTGA
- a CDS encoding aminotransferase class I/II-fold pyridoxal phosphate-dependent enzyme yields MPQLAQRVGRAKPSAIMVIAEKAKQLKAAGHDIISFSIGVPNFLPGEHVYAAAREALSHDSGQYGSNRGADALLDAFLKHIGALGFTGYTRANLSVGIGAKQILYNLAEALLNEGEEICFAAPYWTTYHDIADIVGAKANVLHCGPAQNYKLTPQQLDVALARKPKVFLFNNPSNPTGMVYTREEIAALADVLAKYPDTWIVTDDIYNSMVFDGIGYHNFVFARPELRDRLIFVDSVSKTYGMPGWRVGLIAGPESVAKAITTLNSNHITSVPEVITAAAVAAFSGSQDIPQAKCKEFSEKRDIVLAALAKIPGVVCPRPQGAFYAFPDISVAFGKSHNGKRIENDVDFCAALLEGKGVACVPGSAFGEPRAMRISYTCPTAQLEPGLARIVEFFAELN; encoded by the coding sequence ATGCCCCAGCTCGCCCAGCGTGTCGGCCGCGCCAAACCCAGCGCGATCATGGTCATCGCCGAAAAGGCGAAGCAGCTCAAGGCTGCCGGCCACGACATCATCAGTTTTTCGATCGGTGTACCGAACTTTCTTCCCGGCGAACACGTCTACGCGGCAGCCCGCGAGGCGCTCTCGCACGATAGCGGCCAGTACGGCAGCAATCGTGGCGCGGATGCGCTGCTGGATGCCTTCCTCAAGCACATCGGGGCACTGGGCTTTACCGGCTACACGCGTGCGAATCTGTCGGTGGGCATCGGCGCCAAGCAGATCCTGTACAACCTGGCCGAAGCGTTGCTCAACGAAGGCGAGGAAATCTGCTTCGCCGCGCCGTACTGGACCACCTATCACGACATTGCCGATATCGTCGGCGCCAAGGCCAATGTGCTGCACTGCGGTCCTGCGCAGAACTACAAGCTCACGCCGCAGCAATTGGATGTCGCGCTGGCGCGCAAACCCAAGGTGTTCCTGTTCAACAATCCGTCCAATCCCACCGGCATGGTCTACACGCGCGAGGAAATCGCCGCGCTGGCCGATGTGCTGGCGAAGTATCCGGATACGTGGATCGTCACCGACGACATCTATAACTCGATGGTGTTCGATGGCATCGGCTATCACAACTTCGTGTTTGCGCGCCCGGAATTGCGTGATCGGTTGATCTTTGTGGATTCGGTGTCCAAGACCTACGGCATGCCGGGTTGGCGCGTGGGTTTGATCGCCGGTCCCGAATCGGTGGCCAAAGCCATCACTACGCTGAATTCGAACCACATCACCAGTGTGCCGGAAGTGATCACCGCCGCCGCGGTTGCCGCATTCAGCGGTTCGCAGGACATTCCGCAGGCCAAGTGCAAGGAGTTCTCCGAGAAGCGCGATATCGTGCTTGCAGCGCTGGCGAAGATTCCCGGTGTGGTGTGCCCACGTCCGCAAGGCGCGTTCTATGCGTTCCCGGATATCTCGGTGGCGTTCGGCAAGAGCCACAACGGCAAGCGCATCGAGAACGATGTCGATTTCTGCGCTGCCCTGCTCGAAGGCAAGGGCGTGGCCTGCGTGCCGGGCTCGGCGTTCGGCGAGCCGCGGGCGATGCGCATTTCCTATACCTGTCCTACAGCTCAGCTCGAGCCCGGTCTTGCGCGCATCGTCGAGTTCTTTGCCGAGTTGAATTGA
- a CDS encoding malate dehydrogenase yields MKAPVRVAVTGAAGQIGYALLFRIAAGDMLGPDQPVILHLLEITPALPALQGVVMELNDCAFPTLAGVVATDDVNVAFKDVDYALLVGARPRGPGMERKDLLEANGAIFSPQGKALNDHAKRDVKVLVVGNPANTNALIAQQNAPDLDPKCFTAMVRLDHNRALSQLAEKTGKHTTGIKKVTIWGNHSSTQYPDLHHATVDGKAALSLVDQNWYEKDFIPTVQQRGAAIIKARGASSAASAASAAIDHMRTWALGTTEGDWVSMGIPSDGSYGIAPGVIYGYPVTVKNSKYEIVQGLDINDFSRARMDATEKELREERAGVEHLFAKK; encoded by the coding sequence ATGAAAGCCCCCGTTCGTGTTGCCGTGACCGGCGCTGCCGGCCAGATCGGTTATGCCTTGCTGTTCCGTATCGCCGCCGGCGACATGCTCGGTCCGGACCAGCCGGTGATCTTGCACCTGCTCGAAATCACCCCGGCGCTGCCCGCACTGCAGGGCGTGGTGATGGAACTCAACGATTGCGCCTTCCCGACGCTGGCTGGCGTGGTCGCGACCGACGACGTCAATGTTGCTTTCAAGGATGTCGATTACGCGCTGCTGGTCGGTGCGCGTCCGCGCGGCCCGGGCATGGAACGTAAGGATCTGCTGGAAGCCAACGGCGCGATCTTCTCGCCGCAGGGCAAGGCGCTGAACGATCACGCCAAGCGCGACGTGAAGGTGCTGGTGGTCGGCAATCCGGCCAACACCAATGCGCTGATCGCCCAACAGAACGCACCGGACCTGGATCCGAAGTGCTTCACCGCGATGGTGCGCCTGGACCACAACCGCGCGCTGTCGCAGCTGGCCGAGAAGACCGGCAAGCACACCACCGGCATCAAGAAGGTCACCATCTGGGGCAACCACAGCTCCACTCAGTATCCGGACCTGCATCACGCCACCGTCGACGGCAAGGCTGCACTCAGCCTGGTCGATCAGAATTGGTACGAGAAGGATTTCATCCCGACCGTGCAGCAGCGCGGCGCCGCCATCATCAAGGCACGTGGCGCCTCGTCGGCCGCGTCGGCCGCTTCCGCAGCGATCGATCACATGCGCACCTGGGCGCTGGGCACGACGGAAGGTGACTGGGTCTCGATGGGCATTCCGTCCGATGGCTCCTACGGCATCGCGCCGGGCGTGATCTACGGTTACCCGGTGACTGTGAAGAACAGCAAATACGAAATCGTGCAGGGCCTGGACATCAACGACTTCTCGCGCGCTCGCATGGACGCCACCGAGAAGGAATTGCGTGAAGAGCGCGCCGGTGTCGAGCATCTGTTCGCCAAGAAGTAA
- a CDS encoding glycine zipper family protein, with amino-acid sequence MGNYTYQTTTNQTADSKYDVIGHLMPAKVFVFVVVDEPGRDGFLVRNCYADADNQYLKELNLGELGNLREVYPEKYGLWAKGTDSSARVAEHVMGMEKVTSYVSTSGDYPAGAARFDGKTVYIDIAKAKRSGARLITGAEIRAALDEYANQNPHLKKRIERIRGYSEALDKEILLQPRPSVPPSGVFTQKGLAISLGFVKYARVVQVFSIAFTAYDLSVATDQSFKAKSVHPIEKEVVRQMGGWGGAIAGARIGATAGALVGVETGPGAVITGLIGGIIFGAIGYWGGSFAAAQIPAQ; translated from the coding sequence ATGGGAAATTACACTTATCAAACCACAACCAACCAGACGGCGGATTCTAAATATGACGTGATTGGACATCTCATGCCCGCCAAAGTTTTTGTTTTCGTAGTTGTTGACGAACCTGGGCGCGACGGCTTTCTGGTCCGCAACTGCTATGCGGATGCAGATAACCAATATCTGAAGGAGCTTAACCTTGGGGAATTGGGGAATTTGCGGGAAGTGTACCCCGAAAAATACGGCCTTTGGGCCAAGGGAACAGATTCGAGTGCGCGCGTAGCCGAGCACGTAATGGGAATGGAAAAAGTCACTAGCTATGTATCCACTAGCGGAGACTATCCGGCGGGCGCGGCTCGCTTCGATGGCAAGACGGTCTATATTGATATCGCAAAGGCTAAACGATCGGGCGCGCGCCTTATTACGGGCGCGGAAATCAGGGCTGCATTAGATGAATACGCAAATCAAAATCCACACCTAAAAAAACGCATAGAGCGCATACGTGGATACTCTGAAGCATTGGACAAAGAAATTCTCTTGCAGCCGCGACCAAGCGTCCCCCCATCTGGTGTATTCACCCAAAAAGGGTTAGCCATATCCTTGGGCTTTGTGAAATATGCCCGCGTGGTTCAGGTATTCAGTATCGCGTTTACGGCCTATGATCTCTCAGTGGCTACCGATCAATCATTCAAGGCAAAATCCGTACACCCCATTGAGAAAGAGGTTGTACGGCAGATGGGCGGATGGGGAGGTGCGATTGCTGGCGCCAGGATCGGTGCGACAGCCGGGGCGCTAGTAGGCGTCGAAACAGGTCCGGGCGCGGTAATCACTGGCTTGATTGGCGGGATAATATTTGGCGCAATAGGATATTGGGGTGGGAGTTTTGCTGCTGCGCAGATACCGGCGCAATAA
- a CDS encoding PAAR domain-containing protein, translating into MIALVARGDKTTKRGEVLSGSSAQYDEEGHTLAVDLDWASCGKCSGGPFHILGSVSNLTDEGRKMVKDLDPVHCPCRKNHVLAKRQDYLIKQGRAHKHEQRPYANRCNHDEQIRIVDDSGRSAANCLHHITDDAGKIYQGLTDENGRCPRVYTTGQKTFVMAVDLKALER; encoded by the coding sequence ATGATCGCACTTGTAGCGAGAGGCGACAAAACGACTAAGCGCGGCGAAGTGTTGAGCGGATCGTCAGCGCAGTATGACGAAGAAGGCCACACGCTGGCTGTTGATCTTGATTGGGCATCATGTGGCAAATGCAGCGGCGGCCCGTTTCACATCTTGGGTAGCGTTAGCAACTTGACGGACGAAGGCCGCAAGATGGTTAAAGATCTGGACCCGGTGCATTGCCCGTGTAGAAAGAATCACGTACTTGCCAAGCGGCAAGATTATCTGATTAAGCAAGGCCGCGCGCACAAGCACGAGCAACGTCCCTACGCAAACCGTTGCAACCATGACGAACAAATACGCATCGTAGATGATTCGGGCCGCTCCGCAGCGAATTGCCTGCACCACATAACAGACGACGCGGGCAAAATCTACCAGGGACTAACGGACGAAAATGGCCGATGCCCGCGCGTCTATACGACCGGACAGAAGACCTTTGTCATGGCTGTCGACCTTAAAGCATTGGAGCGCTGA
- a CDS encoding PAAR domain-containing protein produces MKRYILRKGDKSSNGGIVTQGVENCSDHGVPITYIGAEVWCNGCKTVGHIGSKGPHRNATMHGKQQALDGDVCICKCHPPPVLRASQDHSSHSFDTGELAVMGYDAYGAPLPVKPIGDYDERIRVIDANGQPLSGTPYHIRTASGSVYKGLTDAQGFCPRIYTRDTARLDIAVGIRALERWSATL; encoded by the coding sequence GTGAAACGGTACATACTCAGGAAAGGCGATAAATCGAGCAATGGTGGCATCGTCACACAAGGCGTAGAAAATTGCTCCGATCACGGAGTGCCGATTACCTATATCGGGGCCGAGGTCTGGTGCAATGGGTGTAAGACCGTAGGCCATATTGGGTCAAAGGGGCCACACCGTAACGCCACGATGCATGGCAAACAACAGGCACTAGACGGCGATGTCTGCATTTGCAAATGCCATCCGCCGCCCGTACTACGCGCATCACAGGATCATTCTTCGCATAGCTTCGATACCGGCGAACTAGCTGTGATGGGCTATGACGCGTACGGTGCGCCGTTGCCGGTCAAGCCAATCGGCGACTATGACGAACGCATAAGAGTAATCGACGCTAACGGGCAACCGCTATCTGGTACGCCATATCACATTCGGACCGCAAGCGGTAGCGTCTATAAAGGGCTAACCGATGCGCAAGGTTTTTGCCCCCGTATCTATACGCGTGACACAGCACGCCTCGATATCGCCGTCGGGATTCGCGCGCTTGAGCGCTGGAGCGCCACACTATGA
- a CDS encoding PAAR domain-containing protein — MSNQECKGTMYAFATIGARTERGGYVTRTSSKLSILGFRAALVGDVVTYNDASEAAIIDGSGTRAHERNKCFALVGSRLSNGDRIVFTPWDNGKSGLFVAEGENPEGFFEPHYVPPATKPNYRFAIFGATTARGGVLLEPSRDWQIDGRAGKVATLGDIVQYADGTTARIITALSLQDSADFVPLAFVGSELDNGDTITDSPERKGEASSRFTIIRKEK, encoded by the coding sequence ATGTCGAATCAAGAATGTAAGGGCACGATGTACGCTTTCGCAACGATTGGTGCGCGCACGGAGCGCGGCGGATACGTGACGCGCACATCGTCCAAGCTATCGATTTTAGGTTTTCGTGCCGCCCTTGTCGGCGATGTCGTGACTTACAACGACGCAAGCGAAGCAGCGATTATTGACGGTTCGGGAACGCGCGCGCATGAGCGCAACAAATGTTTTGCCCTTGTCGGCAGTCGCCTTAGCAACGGCGACCGGATCGTATTCACCCCTTGGGACAATGGGAAATCCGGCCTTTTCGTAGCCGAAGGCGAAAACCCGGAAGGTTTCTTCGAGCCGCACTATGTGCCGCCCGCGACAAAACCAAACTATCGCTTCGCTATATTCGGCGCAACCACCGCGCGCGGCGGCGTCCTGCTCGAGCCGAGCCGGGATTGGCAGATTGACGGCCGCGCGGGCAAGGTCGCCACTTTGGGCGATATCGTGCAATACGCGGACGGCACAACCGCTCGGATTATCACCGCCTTGAGCTTGCAAGATTCAGCGGACTTTGTACCACTCGCCTTTGTCGGAAGCGAGCTGGATAACGGCGACACCATCACCGATAGCCCGGAGCGCAAGGGCGAGGCATCAAGCCGCTTCACGATTATTCGGAAAGAAAAGTGA
- a CDS encoding ShlB/FhaC/HecB family hemolysin secretion/activation protein, which yields MKAWIGPILGISIAAAMQTEAQVRPPTAPPTSANPLQTLPRVETPVTPRVSTEVQQQAPNPQLAALLATPLTPRRFDVVGVHAVPFKDIAALFSPMSGKQVRVADLLVAANKISAVYKAHGYALSFGFVPSQTFANGTVHITVVEGYVAELDIKGDAGNMEPKVRAIAQHIIKDRPLRQKTFERYLQVLGMLPGLHIDANVPAPTTTDGATRLVLTVKRTRFNASTGIDFNHPGVQGLTSVTENGLLSQAEQIGFSTLLPSGPGDQRLYALTYLQPLWSDGLMLHVSGSHYQGNPNTDDQLPAYLQQNLHQDQYAFSFSYPLLLSNHSSLTATGGAYATTMEEIYTNTINGAKLIQQYGLRVLDTKMDYVKASDTSVQKINVEIAHGLDGLGANASTITKVGNIVEVAPADPQFTRYDLTFIQSNMWPHRFGTVFNITGQYSNNTLPTTEQISFGGPRYGLAYDPGETSGDSGWGASMEINQHYDFSDRWIKQVTPYVIGQFARVYLNVGAAPTVAELGTAGVGVRWTDKHYYSFDLTVAEPVGDVPIGAPHREPRVDFSFSYQLH from the coding sequence ATGAAGGCATGGATCGGCCCGATTCTTGGCATCTCCATCGCGGCTGCGATGCAGACGGAAGCGCAAGTTCGCCCGCCTACCGCCCCACCGACCTCGGCCAATCCGCTGCAAACGTTGCCGCGCGTGGAAACACCGGTCACGCCCCGCGTCAGCACAGAGGTGCAACAACAGGCACCCAATCCGCAGCTCGCAGCCCTACTCGCCACGCCGCTCACACCGAGACGTTTCGATGTGGTGGGTGTTCACGCCGTGCCATTCAAAGACATCGCTGCATTGTTCAGCCCTATGAGTGGCAAGCAAGTACGTGTCGCCGATCTGTTGGTTGCTGCCAACAAGATCAGCGCGGTCTACAAGGCTCACGGGTACGCACTGTCATTCGGTTTCGTGCCGAGCCAGACGTTTGCCAACGGCACGGTGCACATCACCGTGGTGGAAGGTTATGTCGCCGAGCTGGATATCAAAGGCGACGCGGGCAACATGGAGCCGAAGGTCCGCGCCATCGCCCAGCACATCATCAAGGATCGTCCGCTGCGCCAGAAAACCTTCGAACGCTATCTGCAAGTACTAGGCATGCTGCCTGGCCTGCACATCGATGCAAACGTACCTGCACCCACCACCACCGATGGCGCAACCAGGCTGGTGTTGACGGTGAAGCGTACGCGCTTCAATGCCTCCACCGGCATCGATTTCAACCATCCAGGCGTGCAGGGCCTTACCAGCGTGACGGAAAATGGCCTGCTGTCACAGGCCGAACAGATCGGCTTCTCCACCCTGCTGCCTTCCGGTCCCGGCGACCAGCGCCTGTATGCGCTGACCTATCTGCAGCCGCTGTGGTCCGATGGCCTGATGCTGCATGTCAGCGGCTCGCACTACCAGGGCAACCCCAATACGGACGATCAGTTACCCGCCTACCTGCAACAGAATCTGCACCAGGATCAGTATGCGTTTTCCTTCAGCTATCCGCTGCTGCTGAGTAACCATAGCAGCCTCACTGCCACCGGCGGCGCGTATGCGACAACGATGGAAGAGATCTATACCAATACGATCAATGGCGCAAAACTGATCCAGCAATACGGCCTGCGCGTGCTCGATACCAAGATGGATTACGTGAAAGCCAGCGATACGAGCGTGCAGAAGATCAACGTTGAAATCGCGCATGGACTGGATGGACTCGGCGCAAACGCAAGCACGATCACCAAGGTCGGCAATATCGTCGAAGTGGCGCCGGCCGATCCGCAGTTCACGCGCTACGACCTCACGTTTATCCAGAGCAACATGTGGCCGCACCGATTCGGCACGGTGTTCAATATCACCGGCCAATACAGCAACAACACCCTGCCGACAACCGAACAGATCAGCTTCGGCGGCCCACGCTATGGCCTTGCCTATGACCCCGGCGAAACGTCGGGTGACAGCGGCTGGGGCGCATCAATGGAAATCAACCAGCACTACGATTTTTCCGATCGCTGGATCAAGCAGGTAACGCCGTATGTGATCGGGCAATTTGCCCGCGTCTACCTCAATGTGGGAGCAGCGCCCACCGTAGCCGAACTTGGCACGGCAGGTGTGGGCGTGCGCTGGACGGACAAGCATTACTACTCATTCGATTTGACGGTGGCCGAACCGGTTGGCGACGTGCCGATCGGTGCGCCGCATCGAGAGCCGCGTGTCGATTTTTCTTTCAGCTATCAGTTGCACTGA
- a CDS encoding collagen-like triple helix repeat-containing protein, whose product MRSISSRNILKRTLLSSLIVTALASLAACGGSGSVRSPFAGSSASPSSSSGSSGSSGSSSGSSGSPSGSGTGISGSSGNGGSGTGTGTPTGTPTGTPTPTPTPTPTPTPTPTPTPTPTPTPTPAGPSNLVGAVATGAGGVVSSLGGAVSTVGSQLTNTPLGNNATTQGLAGVVENTGNAVSALGNGVTSGLGQLGNSSDPVGTTVDSLSGVVDDTGKAVNDLGQTVTSVGDFQGSPIQPITSGVGGLVSTIGNDVSAGSGPLDTALSTGLIKTVTQTASSILNPVAGLTGSNGSTGAGNLVAAVSQVGGNTTSGVGNIVASVGSQISSAGASTPAAPITSLLGGTVDGLGGSVATLGNGVTAGLGHAGSISNPVGVTLAGTTSAVTGIGQTVIGAGQALASLGSGPAAALNPVTSLVGNLVTGAGSAVAAVGTNATAAVNPTGGVLNPVTQTLSNVVNGVAGLTGTSGSGGLLGGLGSLTASSSSSSKGSGDGLAGLLGKH is encoded by the coding sequence ATGCGTAGCATATCTTCGCGCAATATTCTCAAGCGCACCCTTCTTTCCAGCCTGATTGTCACAGCGCTCGCCTCACTGGCGGCATGCGGCGGCTCGGGTTCGGTGCGTTCTCCGTTTGCAGGCAGCTCGGCTAGTCCGTCTAGCAGCTCGGGCAGCTCGGGCAGCTCAGGATCAAGTTCGGGCTCATCAGGGTCGCCCTCAGGCTCCGGCACTGGCATATCGGGTAGCAGCGGTAATGGCGGCAGCGGTACTGGCACTGGCACACCGACGGGAACACCCACCGGAACGCCCACGCCAACACCGACTCCTACGCCAACACCCACTCCCACCCCGACACCAACTCCTACGCCTACACCAACGCCAACCCCGGCAGGTCCGTCCAACCTGGTTGGCGCAGTCGCCACTGGCGCCGGCGGTGTCGTATCCAGCCTCGGCGGCGCAGTCAGCACTGTTGGCTCGCAGCTCACCAACACGCCGTTGGGCAACAACGCCACCACACAAGGTTTGGCTGGCGTCGTGGAGAACACCGGCAACGCCGTCAGTGCGCTGGGCAATGGCGTAACCAGCGGCCTGGGTCAACTCGGCAATAGCAGTGATCCGGTCGGAACCACCGTCGATAGCCTCAGTGGCGTCGTCGATGACACCGGCAAGGCGGTCAACGATCTCGGCCAGACAGTCACCAGTGTCGGCGACTTCCAAGGCTCACCGATCCAGCCGATTACCTCAGGGGTTGGCGGCTTGGTGTCCACCATCGGCAACGATGTTTCCGCCGGCAGCGGGCCGCTGGATACCGCGTTGAGCACCGGCCTCATCAAGACGGTGACGCAGACGGCCAGCAGCATACTCAACCCGGTCGCCGGACTCACCGGGAGCAACGGCAGCACTGGCGCCGGCAATCTTGTCGCCGCGGTATCGCAGGTTGGCGGCAATACCACCAGCGGTGTGGGCAATATCGTCGCGTCGGTGGGATCGCAGATCAGCAGCGCCGGTGCATCCACACCTGCGGCGCCGATCACTTCGTTGCTTGGCGGCACCGTGGACGGTTTGGGCGGTTCCGTGGCGACGCTCGGTAACGGTGTTACGGCCGGCCTCGGCCATGCTGGCAGCATCAGTAATCCGGTCGGCGTAACGCTGGCTGGGACAACGAGTGCGGTGACCGGCATCGGCCAGACCGTCATTGGCGCAGGCCAGGCACTGGCCAGTCTGGGCAGCGGCCCGGCGGCGGCGCTCAATCCGGTGACCAGCCTCGTCGGCAACCTCGTTACTGGCGCTGGCAGTGCGGTTGCCGCGGTTGGCACCAACGCTACTGCCGCAGTGAACCCCACTGGGGGAGTACTCAACCCAGTAACGCAAACCTTGAGCAACGTCGTCAACGGTGTGGCCGGGTTGACCGGCACCAGCGGCAGCGGCGGCCTGCTTGGAGGTCTTGGTTCGCTGACGGCTTCGTCATCATCCAGCAGCAAGGGCAGCGGCGATGGACTCGCCGGCCTGCTTGGCAAGCATTGA
- the lpxH gene encoding UDP-2,3-diacylglucosamine diphosphatase, which produces MSTLFIADLHLDDSRPQITSLFEQYLASEEVRRADALYILGDLVEAWIGDDDDAELPKRIATATRAVHDAGVPVYFMVGNRDFLLGEDFAQRAGLTLLDDGTVHDLYGTPTLLMHGDVLCTDDVAYQTVRRNVRTPEWKAQVLSMPLDARRAFAAKAREDSRAHTGNTHETIMDVNAGAVADAMRAAGVRHLIHGHTHRPAIHYVDLDGHTAERIVLGDWYEQGSVLRIDPKTRELRAFRE; this is translated from the coding sequence ATGAGCACGCTGTTCATTGCGGATCTGCATCTGGACGACAGCCGCCCGCAGATCACCTCGCTGTTCGAGCAATACCTGGCCAGCGAAGAAGTGCGCCGCGCCGATGCGTTGTACATCCTCGGCGATCTGGTCGAAGCATGGATCGGTGACGATGACGACGCCGAACTGCCCAAGCGCATCGCTACTGCAACTCGCGCCGTACACGACGCGGGAGTGCCGGTGTATTTCATGGTCGGCAATCGCGACTTCCTGCTCGGTGAAGATTTTGCCCAACGTGCAGGCTTAACTTTGCTCGACGATGGCACCGTGCACGATCTCTACGGCACGCCAACGCTGCTGATGCACGGCGATGTTTTATGCACGGATGATGTTGCGTACCAAACTGTACGCCGCAATGTGCGCACGCCCGAATGGAAAGCGCAGGTGCTGTCCATGCCTTTGGATGCGCGCCGCGCATTTGCAGCGAAGGCGCGCGAAGACAGCCGCGCACACACCGGCAACACGCACGAGACCATCATGGATGTAAACGCTGGCGCAGTGGCCGATGCCATGCGTGCCGCGGGGGTCAGACACCTCATCCACGGCCATACTCACCGCCCTGCCATCCATTATGTCGACCTGGATGGCCATACGGCTGAACGCATCGTTCTTGGCGATTGGTACGAGCAGGGCTCGGTTCTTCGAATCGATCCAAAAACCCGGGAATTAAGGGCGTTCCGGGAATAA